The Pagrus major chromosome 17, Pma_NU_1.0 genome includes a region encoding these proteins:
- the afp4 gene encoding antifreeze protein type IV, translating into MKFSLVAALVVVLAVAHGSEAVSLVKRDVKSEVDRITKVINDMSASITVATQDLVEKVKALEVTNTAQTYVEDSRAKILPLVEKVQAEAVKLQEQVKPFIANIEDQIKPMTDNFNAQVKPLTDNFQGQVKPLTDMIEKLFQQMMDQTKALLPPQ; encoded by the exons ATGAAATTCTCCCTCGTCGCCGCTCTTGTCGTTGTGCTGGCTGTTGCCCATG gctCTGAGGCCGTGTCTCTGGTGAAGCGTGATGTCAAGTCTGAGGTAGACAGGATCACCAAGGTTATCAACGACATGTCCGCCAGCATCACCGTCGCGACCCAGGACCTGGTGGAGAAGGTGAAGGCTCTGGAGGTGACCAACACCGCCCA GACTTACGTGGAGGACAGCAGGGCCAAGATCCTGCCCCTGGTCGAGAAGGTCCAGGCCGAGGCCGTCAAGCTGCAGGAGCAGGTCAAGCCCTTCATCGCCAACATCGAGGATCAGATCAAGCCCATGACCGACAACTTCAACGCTCAGGTCAAGCCTCTGACCGACAACTTCCAAGGCCAGGTCAAGCCCCTGACCGACATGATTGAGAAGCTCTTCCAGCAGATGATGGACCAGACCAAGGCCCTGCTCCCCCCCCAGTAA